A stretch of the Drosophila miranda strain MSH22 chromosome Y unlocalized genomic scaffold, D.miranda_PacBio2.1 Contig_Y24_pilon, whole genome shotgun sequence genome encodes the following:
- the LOC117192156 gene encoding uncharacterized protein LOC117192156, protein MTKSKKKKAASDKNSNIKGEEIATAYIVTPPGTPPKNGLKTANNYGNGTSGSSTVPWEREIIGQFLLEMGDSQKISARNDWYVDKTQMRMLFEDYLEKSPKYTELRLKLSANGAYKVSIGALSVQQRHSRTHTKKARSR, encoded by the exons ATGACGAAGAGCAAGAAAAAGAAGGCCGCTTCTGACAAGAACAGTAATATAAAAGGGGAAGAGATCGCTACCGCCTACATAGTGACGCCGCCGGGCACGCCACCAAAAAACGGACTTAAGACCGCCAACAACTACGGCAATGGCACGAGTGGAAGTTCCACTGTCCCCTGGG AACGGGAAATCATTGGGCAGTTTCTGCTGGAGATGGGCGACAGTCAGAAGATCAGTGCTCGCAATGATTGGTACGTGGATAAGACGCAAATGCGGATGCTCTTCGAGGACTATCTGGAAAAGAGTCCCAAATACACGGAGCTTCGCCTTAAGCTGTCAGCCAATGGAGCCTATAAAGTGAGTATCGGGGCGCTCTCAGTTCAGCAAAGACACTCTCGCACGCATACTAAAAAAGCCCGTTCGCGATAA